A genome region from Candidatus Omnitrophota bacterium includes the following:
- the aroF gene encoding 3-deoxy-7-phosphoheptulonate synthase, whose translation MIIVLRPNATKSDLDHLVSRIKKLGLKPWISKGVERTIVGVIGEEELIRTQPLEVFPGVEKVMPILKPYKLASRDFKKEDSVVNIGDGVKIGSKKIAVMAGPCSVENKKLLIEIAKQVKKAGATVLRGGAFKPRTSPYAFQGMGLKGLKLLAEAKKETGLKIITELMDVRDIDIMLKYADIIQIGARNMQNFNLLKEVGKTRKPVLLKRGMSNTIKEFLMSAEYILSEGNFNVVLCERGIRTFEDATRFTLDIAAVAVVKNLSHLPIIVDPSHATGRWGLVGSCAKAGIAAGADGLIIEVHPNPEEAFSDGEQSLYPSNFAKLMTELRRVAEAVGREI comes from the coding sequence ATGATAATTGTATTACGGCCCAACGCGACTAAAAGTGACCTGGACCACCTTGTAAGCAGGATAAAGAAGCTTGGCCTGAAACCGTGGATCTCGAAAGGCGTCGAGCGGACTATCGTCGGCGTGATCGGAGAGGAAGAGCTTATAAGGACCCAGCCTTTAGAGGTGTTTCCCGGCGTAGAAAAGGTGATGCCGATACTGAAGCCTTATAAGCTGGCCTCAAGGGATTTTAAGAAAGAGGACAGTGTAGTAAATATCGGCGACGGCGTCAAGATAGGATCGAAGAAGATCGCGGTCATGGCCGGCCCATGTTCCGTAGAGAACAAAAAGCTTTTAATAGAGATCGCGAAGCAGGTAAAGAAGGCCGGTGCGACGGTACTGAGGGGCGGCGCTTTCAAGCCGAGGACGTCTCCGTACGCGTTCCAGGGTATGGGCCTGAAAGGCCTAAAGCTCCTGGCTGAGGCAAAGAAGGAGACAGGCTTAAAGATCATTACGGAACTTATGGACGTGCGGGATATCGATATAATGTTAAAGTATGCCGATATCATCCAGATCGGGGCCAGGAATATGCAGAATTTTAATCTCCTTAAGGAGGTCGGCAAGACCAGAAAACCAGTGCTTTTGAAACGCGGCATGTCGAATACAATAAAAGAGTTCCTCATGTCGGCGGAATATATCCTTTCGGAGGGAAATTTTAATGTGGTATTGTGCGAAAGGGGCATAAGGACGTTTGAGGACGCGACCCGTTTTACGCTGGATATAGCGGCTGTTGCGGTGGTGAAGAACTTAAGTCATCTTCCTATAATCGTTGACCCTTCACACGCTACAGGGCGATGGGGGCTTGTCGGGAGCTGCGCGAAAGCGGGTATTGCGGCCGGAGCGGACGGCCTGATCATCGAGGTCCATCCTAATCCCGAGGAGGCTTTCTCCGACGGCGAGCAATCCCTGTATCCGTCTAATTTCGCGAAACTGATGACTGAATTGAGAAGAGTGGCAGAGGCGGTAGGACGGGAAATATGA
- the hisC gene encoding histidinol-phosphate transaminase: protein MKNIVRQNILNVRNYVPGKPIEEVQREEGLKEVIKLASNENCLGSSPKAVAAVRKSIKDINRYPDASAFYLKKKLAKFLGVNEDGIILGNGSDEVIGMAVRTFVDSGDEVVIAKPTFLIYEIVSQLHSAKIRFVPLARDLKHDLKAMKEAITEKTKMVFIANPDNPTGTYVTKSELENFLEGIPSRTIVFLDEAYFEFADYEKKDYPNGLDYLDMPNLIVSRSFSKVYGLAGLRIGYGISCPEVISYVERTREPFNVNLLAQAAAIAALDDKAFLKRTLAHVGREKKFLYSEFRKMKLSYVASATNFVIIDAKADCKKVFASLLKEGVIVRDMKAWGFDTLIRVTIGTRKENEKFIRALKKVLSRKL, encoded by the coding sequence ATGAAGAATATCGTCCGCCAAAATATACTAAATGTCCGCAACTATGTCCCGGGAAAGCCCATAGAGGAGGTCCAGCGGGAGGAGGGGTTGAAAGAGGTCATAAAACTCGCTTCGAACGAGAACTGCCTCGGCTCGTCCCCTAAAGCAGTTGCCGCGGTCAGAAAAAGCATCAAGGATATAAACAGGTATCCGGACGCGTCGGCTTTTTACCTGAAGAAGAAACTGGCGAAATTCCTGGGCGTTAATGAGGATGGCATAATATTAGGGAACGGTTCCGATGAGGTAATAGGGATGGCCGTAAGGACGTTCGTTGATTCAGGGGATGAGGTTGTAATAGCTAAGCCCACATTCCTGATATATGAGATAGTCTCGCAGCTGCACAGCGCGAAGATAAGGTTCGTGCCGCTGGCAAGAGATCTCAAGCACGACCTGAAAGCCATGAAAGAGGCCATAACGGAGAAGACGAAGATGGTCTTCATCGCCAATCCCGATAATCCTACAGGCACCTATGTGACGAAGTCCGAGCTGGAAAATTTCCTGGAGGGGATCCCTTCCAGGACGATCGTTTTCCTGGATGAAGCGTATTTTGAATTTGCCGATTATGAAAAGAAGGATTACCCCAACGGGCTTGATTATCTCGATATGCCGAATCTGATCGTGAGCAGGTCTTTCTCAAAAGTATATGGTCTTGCGGGTCTGAGGATCGGTTACGGCATATCCTGTCCGGAAGTGATCAGTTATGTGGAGAGGACGAGAGAGCCTTTTAACGTTAATCTCCTGGCGCAGGCGGCGGCGATAGCCGCGCTCGACGACAAGGCGTTCCTGAAGAGAACGCTTGCACATGTTGGCCGGGAAAAGAAATTCCTCTATTCGGAATTCCGCAAGATGAAGCTTTCCTATGTGGCCAGCGCGACGAACTTTGTGATCATCGACGCAAAGGCGGACTGCAAAAAGGTATTCGCAAGCCTCCTGAAGGAAGGCGTGATAGTGCGCGACATGAAGGCATGGGGTTTTGATACGTTGATACGCGTTACGATCGGTACGCGCAAAGAGAACGAGAAGTTCATAAGAGCGCTGAAGAAAGTTTTAAGTCGTAAGTTGTAA
- the pheA gene encoding prephenate dehydratase: protein MDLKLLRKRIDAIDAGILKLLNKRAEVILHIGRIKGKSKESIYAPDREKSVYSNLLSQNKGPISNDSLKAIFREVMSSALQLERPIRIAYLGPEFTFTHLASMKKFGSSVNYESCSTITDVFSEVEKGRTDYGVVPIENSIEGAVNHTLDMFADSELRICSEIYLEISHSLLSNAANKKDIKKIYSKAEVFGQCRIWLESNMPKAELIEVSSTAKAASIAAKERGSACIASELAARKYKLKVLYRGIEDAAHNVTRFLVIGRTDAKPTKDDKTSVMFSVKDRAGALHDMLVPFKKYKINMTKIESRPSRVRAWEYYFFVDLEGHYLDMKVKKAIEGLKRHSSYLKVLGSYPNGDSV from the coding sequence GTGGACCTGAAGCTCTTACGTAAAAGGATCGACGCGATAGACGCCGGGATACTGAAGCTTTTGAACAAAAGGGCGGAAGTCATACTGCACATAGGCAGGATAAAAGGTAAGTCAAAGGAGTCGATCTATGCGCCGGACAGAGAGAAGAGCGTCTATAGTAATCTGCTATCGCAAAACAAAGGGCCGATATCCAACGATTCGTTAAAAGCGATATTCAGGGAAGTGATGTCGAGCGCGCTGCAGCTGGAGAGGCCCATCAGGATAGCGTATTTAGGGCCGGAGTTCACTTTCACGCATCTGGCAAGCATGAAAAAATTCGGGTCGAGTGTGAACTATGAAAGCTGTTCCACCATAACAGACGTCTTCAGCGAGGTTGAAAAGGGGAGGACAGATTATGGGGTCGTCCCGATAGAGAACTCCATAGAGGGCGCGGTGAACCACACACTCGATATGTTCGCCGATTCCGAGCTAAGGATATGTTCGGAGATATATCTGGAGATATCGCACAGCCTGTTATCGAATGCGGCGAACAAGAAAGATATAAAGAAGATATATTCCAAGGCGGAGGTTTTCGGGCAGTGCAGGATATGGCTTGAATCGAATATGCCTAAGGCAGAACTTATCGAGGTCTCCAGCACGGCGAAGGCTGCTTCTATCGCCGCGAAGGAACGCGGCTCTGCCTGCATAGCGAGTGAGCTTGCCGCAAGGAAGTATAAGCTTAAGGTCCTTTACAGAGGCATAGAAGACGCCGCGCATAATGTGACGCGTTTTCTCGTTATAGGCAGGACCGACGCAAAGCCGACGAAAGACGATAAGACGTCTGTGATGTTCTCGGTTAAGGACAGGGCAGGCGCACTGCATGACATGCTTGTGCCGTTCAAAAAATATAAGATAAATATGACGAAGATAGAGTCGAGGCCGTCGAGGGTCAGGGCGTGGGAGTATTACTTCTTCGTCGACCTGGAAGGCCATTACTTAGATATGAAAGTAAAGAAAGCGATAGAGGGTCTTAAGAGGCATTCGTCGTACTTGAAGGTCCTCGGTTCGTATCCGAACGGGGATAGCGTGTAA
- the scpB gene encoding SMC-Scp complex subunit ScpB — protein MTMDREERKRIIEALLFVSDKPVSIDTLKDVLKDVEPTEVRAIIEDINKEYSASGRSFSVKEIAGGFQMLTDPIYSRWISALYKRPPDKLTGPSLETLAIIAYKQPLTRSDIEAIRGVSVDGVLSTLEERQLIKTKGRLDAPGRPILYGTTAEFLQHFGLKSLEELPKLKEFKESDLDFVKEKEKADIVNAETGKLVSQESAEPQETAGQDHAHAQA, from the coding sequence ATGACAATGGATAGAGAAGAGAGGAAGAGGATAATTGAAGCGCTCCTTTTTGTGAGCGATAAGCCCGTATCGATAGATACGCTGAAGGATGTTTTAAAGGATGTAGAGCCCACGGAAGTCAGGGCCATCATAGAAGACATAAATAAGGAATATTCCGCTTCCGGCAGGAGCTTCAGCGTAAAGGAGATAGCGGGCGGGTTCCAGATGTTGACGGACCCTATATACAGCCGGTGGATATCGGCGCTTTATAAAAGGCCGCCTGACAAGCTGACAGGCCCGTCATTGGAGACTCTGGCTATAATAGCTTATAAACAGCCTTTGACGAGGAGCGATATAGAGGCGATAAGAGGGGTCAGCGTGGATGGCGTCCTGAGCACTCTTGAAGAGAGGCAGCTTATAAAGACGAAAGGCAGGCTCGATGCGCCTGGCAGGCCGATACTTTACGGGACTACAGCCGAATTCCTGCAGCATTTTGGGCTGAAATCGCTCGAGGAGCTTCCTAAATTGAAAGAGTTTAAGGAGAGTGATCTCGATTTCGTTAAGGAGAAAGAAAAGGCCGATATAGTGAACGCTGAAACGGGAAAGCTTGTTTCGCAAGAGAGCGCCGAGCCGCAAGAGACGGCAGGGCAAGATCATGCTCATGCGCAGGCTTAA
- a CDS encoding segregation/condensation protein A, translating to MTYKVKLEVFEGPLDLLLYLIQKEEVDIYDIPIAKITDQYLEYLELMQLLDLNIAGEFLVMAATLMHIKSKLLLPPDETEEEAQEEDPRAELVRRLIEYKKFKEAASELLQMESHHKHFFARVGSSGANLDDYVPAEDDFFEASLFDLITAFTKVLKDIPKDAFYKVIKDEFTVSDKIHDILHMLVDKKTILFTELFKAAKNKAEIITIFLALLELIKIKEVVVGQAAHFGEIEIKRNVEAINPAPPVAETKAEGGAEQKEPGNDNG from the coding sequence ATGACATATAAAGTCAAATTAGAGGTCTTCGAAGGGCCGCTCGACCTTCTTCTTTATCTCATCCAGAAAGAAGAAGTCGACATATATGATATACCGATAGCAAAGATAACGGACCAGTATCTTGAGTATCTTGAGCTGATGCAGCTTCTGGACCTTAACATAGCCGGAGAATTCCTTGTGATGGCGGCGACCTTGATGCACATAAAGTCAAAGCTATTGCTGCCGCCGGATGAGACCGAAGAGGAGGCGCAGGAAGAGGATCCGCGCGCCGAACTTGTCCGGAGGTTGATTGAATACAAAAAGTTCAAAGAGGCGGCTTCCGAGCTTCTGCAGATGGAGTCGCACCATAAACATTTTTTTGCCAGGGTGGGCTCCAGCGGCGCCAACCTGGACGATTATGTACCCGCTGAAGACGATTTTTTTGAAGCAAGCCTTTTCGATCTCATAACGGCTTTTACCAAGGTCCTGAAGGATATACCGAAAGACGCTTTTTATAAGGTAATTAAAGACGAGTTTACCGTATCCGATAAGATCCACGACATACTGCACATGCTCGTCGATAAGAAGACGATATTATTCACGGAACTATTTAAGGCGGCCAAGAACAAGGCCGAGATCATAACGATATTTCTCGCGCTCCTGGAACTTATCAAGATAAAAGAGGTTGTGGTGGGGCAGGCGGCGCATTTCGGAGAAATAGAGATCAAAAGGAACGTGGAGGCTATCAACCCTGCGCCTCCTGTTGCGGAAACGAAAGCAGAGGGAGGGGCAGAGCAGAAAGAGCCCGGTAATGACAATGGATAG
- the trpS gene encoding tryptophan--tRNA ligase, translated as MRKRILSGMRPTGKLHLGHLVGALGNWVKLQDEYLCFYMIADWHALMSEYEDPGGMSENSYEMVRDFVAAGLDPDKAVIFVQSHVPEHLELAMVFSDITPLAWVERCPTYKEQLREIKGRELTTYGFLGYPVLQAADIAVYRANSVPVGVDQVPHLELTREIIRRFNGLYKKELFPEPAPLLTKTAKLLGLDNRKMSKSYGNFISLSDAPEMIEKKVAQMITDPQRIKLNDKGHPDICNVFSYFSTFADGDTKKDAREWCEGASIGCTECKRRLAKILIDNLEPIRVRRAKISDADVKDILVRGAGKAKAAAAETMSEVKRLINFV; from the coding sequence ATGAGAAAAAGAATTTTAAGCGGAATGAGGCCGACGGGAAAATTACATCTCGGCCACCTCGTAGGCGCATTGGGCAACTGGGTGAAGCTGCAGGACGAGTATCTCTGTTTTTACATGATAGCCGACTGGCACGCGCTCATGAGCGAATACGAAGACCCCGGAGGGATGAGCGAGAATTCCTATGAGATGGTCAGGGACTTTGTGGCAGCGGGCCTCGACCCTGATAAGGCGGTCATCTTTGTTCAGTCGCACGTGCCGGAACATCTCGAGCTTGCTATGGTTTTTTCCGATATCACGCCGTTAGCGTGGGTCGAGAGATGCCCGACATACAAAGAGCAGCTGCGCGAAATAAAAGGCAGGGAGCTGACAACATACGGGTTTTTGGGCTATCCGGTCCTTCAGGCCGCGGACATAGCGGTTTATAGGGCCAATTCCGTACCGGTGGGCGTAGATCAGGTGCCGCATCTCGAATTGACGAGAGAGATAATACGCAGGTTTAACGGATTATATAAGAAAGAGCTTTTTCCGGAGCCGGCGCCGTTACTCACCAAGACGGCAAAATTACTGGGCCTGGACAATAGGAAGATGTCGAAGAGTTATGGTAATTTTATTTCGCTTTCAGACGCTCCCGAGATGATAGAGAAGAAAGTGGCGCAGATGATAACCGATCCGCAAAGGATCAAACTGAATGATAAGGGCCATCCCGATATATGCAATGTATTCAGTTACTTTTCTACGTTCGCAGACGGCGATACGAAGAAAGATGCGCGGGAATGGTGCGAAGGCGCGAGCATAGGATGTACCGAATGTAAGAGGAGGCTTGCGAAGATCCTTATAGATAATCTTGAGCCGATAAGGGTCAGGAGAGCGAAAATCTCGGACGCGGACGTGAAAGATATCCTTGTCCGGGGCGCGGGTAAAGCGAAGGCCGCCGCTGCTGAGACGATGAGCGAAGTGAAAAGACTTATCAACTTTGTGTAA
- the infB gene encoding translation initiation factor IF-2: MIKKPKDSKDKAKAASAKKVSKPVKALSPRPAHTTKQKPKKESVKVVAVKKKVAVIKEKKVVEAPKIEPKPAVKTQVPAAKPPVAVPKSAAPAVRPQAVKVEPCQAPKLPEKPQGPAAKPAVPVAAAVAEKPVVPEPQIVKEEEKARVLEFEIPISVKDLSSKIGVKANELIGKMMTKNIFATINQNLGEDIVIGILKDYGIDFKRPPKIEDQIKKEHRELEEKQDIKHIAGRPPVVTFMGHVDHGKTSLLDFIRKTKVADKEKGGITQHIGAYEVKFKNSSVTFLDTPGHEAFTAMRARGANATDIVVLVVAADDGVMPQTKEALDHARVAGVPIVVALNKCDLPSANIDKVKGQLSQVGLMAEDWGGKTITVPVSAKTGEGVENLLEMLLLEAELLELKANPHLRARGVVIEGKLSSGQGPVATILVKNGTLRVGDMVLTGMHYGRIKAMMDHLGNRIESAPPSKPVSILGLSGVPMSGDEFFAVKDEKKARTLSLLKQDEARARKLKTAKRVTLEDFYSQMKEGTAKELAILLKGDVQGSVEALKKSLLELNTKDVKIDIIHADVGNINESDVMLSVVSNAVVIGFNVKVEEGAQELAAKEGIEIKAYGIIYEAIQDVVAAMEGLLEPYSKEVFVGRASVKQVFRVTKAGTIAGCTVVKGKMVRAGVVKLIRDKQVVYEGKISGLKRFKDDVREVAEGVECGIGLDRHDDIKVGDLIEIYQIEKVARRLDSKKP; encoded by the coding sequence ATGATAAAAAAACCCAAAGATTCCAAGGATAAGGCAAAGGCAGCTTCGGCAAAGAAGGTCTCAAAGCCGGTAAAAGCGTTGTCGCCAAGACCCGCTCATACAACAAAGCAGAAACCGAAAAAAGAGTCGGTCAAAGTCGTTGCTGTAAAGAAGAAAGTTGCCGTTATCAAAGAGAAGAAGGTTGTCGAAGCGCCGAAAATTGAACCGAAGCCGGCAGTAAAGACTCAAGTTCCGGCGGCAAAGCCGCCGGTTGCGGTACCGAAAAGCGCAGCCCCAGCGGTGAGGCCGCAGGCCGTGAAAGTAGAACCGTGCCAGGCTCCGAAGCTTCCTGAAAAGCCGCAAGGTCCGGCCGCAAAGCCCGCAGTTCCTGTTGCGGCAGCCGTTGCGGAAAAGCCGGTTGTCCCGGAACCGCAAATCGTTAAAGAGGAAGAAAAAGCGAGAGTGTTGGAATTCGAGATCCCCATCTCCGTAAAAGATCTCTCGTCCAAGATAGGAGTGAAGGCTAATGAGCTGATCGGAAAGATGATGACGAAGAATATCTTTGCCACGATCAACCAGAACCTCGGTGAAGACATAGTGATCGGGATCTTGAAGGACTACGGGATAGATTTCAAAAGGCCGCCGAAAATAGAGGACCAGATCAAAAAAGAACACAGGGAGCTTGAGGAGAAACAGGATATCAAGCATATCGCGGGCCGTCCTCCCGTGGTCACATTCATGGGCCATGTTGACCATGGCAAGACGAGTCTTCTCGATTTTATAAGAAAGACAAAGGTTGCGGATAAGGAGAAAGGCGGCATAACCCAGCATATCGGAGCTTATGAAGTAAAGTTCAAGAATAGTTCGGTTACTTTCCTCGATACGCCCGGCCATGAGGCGTTCACGGCAATGAGGGCGCGCGGCGCGAACGCGACGGACATAGTCGTTCTGGTCGTTGCGGCCGACGACGGCGTAATGCCTCAGACAAAAGAGGCTCTGGATCACGCGAGGGTCGCAGGCGTTCCGATCGTCGTTGCACTTAATAAGTGCGACCTTCCCAGCGCTAATATCGATAAGGTCAAGGGCCAGCTTTCCCAGGTCGGGCTGATGGCGGAAGACTGGGGCGGGAAGACGATAACTGTACCCGTATCGGCCAAGACCGGAGAAGGCGTAGAGAACCTGCTCGAGATGCTCCTCCTGGAGGCAGAGTTGCTGGAGCTGAAGGCAAACCCGCACCTTAGAGCGCGCGGCGTTGTCATAGAAGGAAAGCTTTCAAGCGGGCAAGGGCCTGTAGCTACGATACTTGTTAAGAACGGAACTTTGCGTGTCGGAGATATGGTGCTTACCGGCATGCATTACGGCAGGATCAAGGCTATGATGGACCATCTGGGCAACCGCATCGAATCGGCGCCCCCATCGAAGCCTGTCAGCATACTCGGATTGTCGGGCGTCCCGATGTCAGGGGATGAATTCTTTGCCGTAAAAGACGAGAAGAAGGCGAGAACCCTGTCACTATTGAAACAGGATGAGGCGCGCGCCCGTAAGCTGAAGACGGCCAAGAGGGTGACTCTGGAAGATTTCTATTCGCAGATGAAAGAAGGCACAGCAAAAGAGCTCGCTATTCTTTTAAAAGGTGACGTCCAGGGATCCGTGGAGGCATTGAAGAAATCGTTGCTGGAATTGAATACGAAAGATGTGAAGATAGATATTATCCACGCCGATGTCGGCAATATCAACGAATCGGATGTAATGCTCTCGGTCGTATCGAATGCCGTTGTCATAGGGTTCAATGTAAAAGTGGAAGAAGGCGCGCAGGAACTGGCCGCGAAAGAGGGCATAGAGATAAAAGCATACGGGATAATATATGAAGCGATACAGGATGTTGTCGCCGCCATGGAAGGTTTGCTCGAGCCGTATTCGAAAGAAGTCTTCGTCGGCAGGGCTTCCGTGAAGCAGGTCTTCAGGGTCACGAAGGCCGGGACGATAGCCGGATGCACGGTGGTCAAGGGCAAGATGGTTCGCGCAGGGGTGGTGAAACTGATCAGGGACAAACAGGTCGTGTACGAAGGCAAGATATCGGGGCTCAAGCGGTTCAAGGACGATGTGCGCGAGGTCGCTGAGGGCGTCGAATGCGGTATAGGCCTCGACAGGCATGATGATATAAAGGTCGGCGATCTGATAGAGATATACCAGATAGAGAAGGTCGCGCGGAGACTGGATTCGAAAAAGCCATAA
- the nusA gene encoding transcription termination factor NusA has translation MNEELLTVLEHMEREKGIDKEFLFKAIESALASAARKILGNKEAEITATIDRATGEIKILSEGKDIKSAEFGRIAAQTAKQVIVQKIREAERDIVFEDYQKRVGTITSGLVHRFEKGDLIIDLGKTEAVLPRSQQCPKERYKQGDRIRAYILEVNKTSHGPQIMLSRSDAMFVKKLFEIEVPEIAEGIVEVRSISRDAGERTKLAVWSKDEKVDAVGACVGMRGSRVKDIVRELQGERVDIVRWSDDIKEYVKAALSPTEIQEIRVDKANKKIEVIVPNDQLSIGIGKHGQNIRLASRLIGWEMDIRGKEEKAKPAKEGEVLKEAVIEGPSEQDAEPAVAESLTNISELDGVGAKTEKILIEAGYDTVEKIRSLAVEDLKRLEGIGPKTAEKIINSAKGMK, from the coding sequence ATGAATGAAGAATTGTTAACAGTCCTGGAACATATGGAACGCGAAAAAGGGATAGATAAGGAGTTTCTGTTCAAGGCTATTGAATCTGCCCTTGCCAGCGCTGCCCGGAAGATTCTCGGGAATAAAGAGGCCGAAATAACGGCTACTATCGACAGGGCTACCGGCGAGATAAAGATATTGAGCGAAGGAAAAGATATAAAGTCGGCTGAATTCGGCAGGATAGCCGCACAGACGGCAAAACAGGTCATCGTCCAGAAGATACGAGAGGCCGAACGCGACATAGTGTTTGAAGACTATCAAAAACGAGTCGGGACGATAACGAGCGGGCTTGTCCATAGATTCGAAAAAGGCGACTTGATAATAGACCTTGGGAAGACGGAGGCTGTATTGCCGAGGTCGCAGCAATGCCCCAAAGAACGCTATAAACAGGGCGACAGGATTCGCGCGTATATACTTGAGGTCAACAAGACGTCGCATGGGCCCCAGATAATGCTTTCTCGATCGGACGCGATGTTCGTCAAAAAACTTTTCGAGATAGAGGTGCCCGAGATAGCGGAGGGGATAGTTGAGGTGAGGTCCATATCGCGCGATGCCGGGGAGAGGACGAAGCTTGCCGTGTGGTCTAAAGACGAAAAGGTGGACGCGGTCGGCGCGTGTGTCGGCATGAGAGGATCCAGGGTAAAGGACATAGTAAGGGAGCTGCAGGGCGAGCGCGTCGATATAGTCAGGTGGAGCGACGACATCAAAGAATATGTGAAGGCGGCATTGAGCCCTACCGAGATACAGGAGATAAGAGTCGATAAAGCCAATAAGAAGATCGAAGTGATCGTCCCTAACGACCAGCTTTCGATAGGAATCGGCAAACACGGCCAGAATATCAGGCTGGCGTCCAGGCTTATCGGATGGGAGATGGATATAAGGGGCAAAGAGGAAAAGGCAAAGCCCGCCAAAGAGGGAGAGGTTCTTAAGGAGGCCGTTATAGAAGGGCCATCCGAACAGGATGCAGAGCCCGCAGTTGCGGAAAGCCTTACGAATATTTCCGAGCTCGACGGCGTCGGCGCGAAGACCGAGAAGATATTGATAGAGGCCGGATATGATACAGTGGAAAAGATCAGGAGTCTGGCCGTAGAAGACCTGAAGAGACTCGAAGGTATAGGGCCCAAGACGGCTGAGAAGATAATCAATTCAGCCAAAGGGATGAAATGA
- the rimP gene encoding ribosome maturation factor RimP: MTERVKLLIDSYLQEKGIELVEITYKREQGGLTLRLLVDTPEGISIKECEDLSGYLSGLLDKEEMIKDRYILEVSSPGLDRPIITDRDFERSMGKELDISTFELIDLRKTHEGKLVGMDKENVVIESNGMSTVIPKNKIARARLRLEF, encoded by the coding sequence ATGACAGAACGCGTCAAGTTATTGATAGACAGCTATTTACAGGAAAAAGGCATAGAGCTGGTGGAGATCACTTATAAGCGCGAGCAGGGAGGTTTGACCCTTAGACTTCTGGTCGACACGCCCGAAGGTATCAGCATAAAGGAATGTGAAGATCTTAGCGGCTATTTAAGCGGTTTATTGGATAAAGAGGAGATGATCAAGGACCGTTATATACTGGAGGTCTCTTCCCCAGGGCTTGACAGGCCGATAATAACCGACAGGGATTTTGAGCGATCCATGGGTAAAGAGCTTGATATATCCACTTTCGAGCTTATCGACCTCAGGAAGACGCATGAAGGGAAACTCGTCGGAATGGATAAAGAGAATGTGGTCATAGAGTCGAACGGGATGAGCACCGTTATACCTAAGAACAAGATAGCCAGGGCACGGTTGAGATTAGAGTTTTAA
- a CDS encoding His/Gly/Thr/Pro-type tRNA ligase C-terminal domain-containing protein: MKCAVLELADVKTVEEATGAPVGFSGPVGLRSVRIIADDSVKNMVNFITGANKKDAHLINVNMDRDLEVKEFGDLRVITRDDGCPSCGKPVEIKQAIEIGHTFKLGTKYSQSLDAKFLDKEGKENIVVMGCYGIGVNRIIASLIETSNDKDGIIWPAAISPYQIVILALNAENKKVKELSDEVYNNLTKDGYDVLYDDRSISAGIKFKDVDLIGIPIKIVIGERNAKKGIVEVKDRKTGKVDEVKSQDLESHLKSIKNIS, from the coding sequence CTGAAGTGCGCAGTCCTCGAACTTGCGGACGTAAAGACCGTCGAAGAAGCGACCGGCGCGCCGGTAGGTTTCTCCGGCCCGGTCGGGCTCCGCTCTGTCAGGATAATTGCGGATGACAGCGTTAAGAATATGGTCAATTTCATCACAGGCGCGAACAAGAAAGACGCGCATCTCATAAACGTCAATATGGACAGGGATCTTGAGGTAAAGGAGTTCGGCGATTTGAGGGTTATAACCAGGGACGACGGATGCCCTTCCTGCGGAAAGCCGGTAGAGATAAAGCAGGCGATAGAGATAGGCCATACATTCAAGCTCGGCACAAAATATTCACAATCGCTGGACGCGAAGTTCCTCGATAAGGAAGGTAAAGAGAACATAGTCGTTATGGGTTGTTATGGTATCGGCGTAAACCGGATAATCGCAAGCCTAATAGAGACGTCAAACGACAAAGACGGCATAATCTGGCCGGCGGCAATATCGCCCTATCAGATCGTTATCCTGGCGCTAAACGCGGAAAACAAGAAGGTGAAAGAGCTATCGGATGAGGTTTACAATAACCTTACGAAAGACGGATACGATGTCCTTTATGACGACAGGTCGATCTCAGCAGGAATTAAGTTTAAAGACGTAGACCTGATCGGAATACCAATAAAGATCGTTATAGGCGAGCGCAATGCCAAGAAGGGCATTGTGGAAGTGAAAGACAGGAAGACCGGAAAGGTCGATGAGGTCAAGTCTCAGGACCTGGAATCCCACCTTAAGTCCATAAAAAATATTTCTTGA